The following are encoded together in the Pseudomonas sediminis genome:
- a CDS encoding bifunctional allantoicase/(S)-ureidoglycine aminohydrolase: MSKSPYYYAPHGGHPGQDQLLTDRAMFTEAYAVIPKGVMRDIVTSHLPFWDNMRMWVIARPLTGFAETFSQYIVEVGPNGGSNKPELDPTAEGVIFVVEGTCDLSLNGTQHALRPGSYAFIPPESDWSLRNNGSEAVRFHWLRKAYQPVEGVPYPEAFVTHEQDIEPIVMPGTEGRWSTTRFVEISDMRHDMHVNIVNFEPGGVIPFAETHVMEHGLYVLEGKAVYRLNQDWVEVEAGDFMWLRAFCPQACYAGGPSRFRYLLYKDVNRQMPLTLGGLKR; this comes from the coding sequence ATGAGCAAATCGCCCTACTACTACGCACCGCATGGCGGTCACCCGGGTCAGGATCAACTGCTGACCGACCGCGCCATGTTCACCGAAGCCTACGCCGTGATCCCCAAAGGCGTGATGCGTGACATCGTCACCAGCCACCTGCCGTTCTGGGACAACATGCGCATGTGGGTCATCGCCCGCCCGCTGACCGGCTTCGCCGAGACCTTCTCGCAATACATCGTCGAAGTCGGCCCGAACGGCGGCAGCAACAAGCCAGAGCTGGACCCGACCGCCGAAGGCGTGATCTTCGTCGTCGAAGGCACCTGCGACCTGAGCCTCAACGGCACCCAGCATGCCCTGCGTCCTGGCAGCTACGCCTTCATCCCGCCAGAAAGCGATTGGTCGCTGCGCAACAACGGCAGCGAAGCCGTGCGCTTCCACTGGCTGCGCAAAGCCTACCAACCGGTCGAAGGCGTGCCGTATCCGGAAGCCTTCGTCACCCACGAGCAGGACATCGAGCCAATCGTCATGCCCGGCACCGAAGGCCGCTGGAGCACCACGCGCTTCGTCGAGATCAGCGACATGCGTCATGACATGCACGTCAACATTGTCAACTTCGAGCCGGGCGGCGTGATTCCCTTCGCCGAAACCCACGTCATGGAACACGGCCTGTACGTGCTGGAAGGCAAGGCGGTGTATCGCCTGAACCAGGACTGGGTCGAGGTCGAGGCTGGCGACTTCATGTGGCTGCGCGCCTTCTGCCCGCAGGCCTGCTACGCCGGCGGCCCGAGCCGCTTCCGCTACCTGCTGTACAAGGATGTGAACCGCCAGATGCCGCTGACTCTGGGCGGTCTGAAGCGCTGA
- the ahpF gene encoding alkyl hydroperoxide reductase subunit F, which translates to MLDANLKAQLKAYLEKVTQPFEIVASLDDGEKSQELLGLLQDIVGLTDKITLKTDGNDARRPSFALNRPGEDTGVAFAGIPMGHEFTSLVLALLQVGGHPSKLDADTIAQIKSIEGKFEFETYFSLSCQNCPDVVQALNLMAVLNPNIRNVSIDGALFQEEVERRQVMAVPSIYLNGEVFASGRMDVKEILAKIDTGAANRDAEKMSAKEAFDVLVVGGGPAGAAAAIYAARKGIRTAIAAERFGGQVLDTMAIENFISVKETEGPKLVRALEEHVKEYDVDVMNLQRASALVPASSEGGLHEVKFENGASLKAKTVILSTGARWREMGVPGEQEYKAKGVCFCPHCDGPLFKGKRVAVIGGGNSGVEAAIDLAGIVAHVTLLEFADTLRADAVLQKKLNSLPNVTVIKSAQTTEVKGDGQKVTGLVYKDRTTEELHTVELEGIFVQIGLLPNSDWLKGTVELSRFGEIVIDAKGATNIPGVFAAGDVTTVPYKQIVIAMGEGSKASLSAFDHLIRHS; encoded by the coding sequence ATGTTGGACGCCAATCTTAAAGCCCAGTTGAAGGCCTACCTGGAAAAGGTCACCCAGCCGTTCGAGATCGTCGCGTCCCTCGATGACGGCGAAAAATCCCAGGAACTGCTTGGGCTGCTGCAAGACATCGTCGGCCTGACCGACAAGATCACTCTCAAGACTGACGGCAACGATGCCCGCCGTCCGTCCTTCGCCCTGAATCGTCCGGGCGAAGACACCGGCGTTGCCTTCGCCGGTATCCCCATGGGCCACGAGTTCACCTCGTTGGTGCTGGCACTGCTGCAGGTGGGCGGCCATCCTTCCAAGCTGGATGCCGACACCATCGCGCAGATCAAGAGCATCGAAGGCAAGTTCGAGTTCGAGACCTATTTCTCGCTCTCCTGCCAGAACTGCCCGGACGTGGTTCAGGCGCTGAACCTGATGGCCGTGCTCAACCCCAATATCCGCAACGTCTCCATCGACGGTGCGCTGTTCCAGGAAGAAGTCGAGCGTCGCCAGGTCATGGCCGTGCCGAGCATCTACCTGAACGGTGAGGTCTTCGCTTCCGGTCGCATGGACGTGAAGGAAATCCTCGCCAAGATCGACACCGGCGCCGCCAATCGCGATGCCGAGAAAATGAGTGCCAAGGAAGCCTTCGACGTGCTGGTGGTCGGCGGTGGCCCGGCTGGCGCCGCAGCGGCCATCTACGCTGCGCGCAAGGGCATCCGCACCGCTATCGCTGCCGAGCGCTTCGGCGGTCAGGTGCTGGACACCATGGCCATCGAGAACTTCATCTCGGTCAAGGAAACCGAAGGCCCGAAACTGGTGCGTGCGCTGGAAGAACACGTCAAAGAATACGACGTCGACGTGATGAATCTGCAACGTGCGTCGGCTCTGGTGCCGGCCAGCAGCGAAGGCGGCCTGCACGAAGTGAAGTTCGAGAACGGCGCTTCGCTCAAGGCCAAGACCGTAATTCTCTCCACCGGCGCGCGCTGGCGCGAGATGGGTGTACCCGGCGAGCAGGAGTACAAGGCCAAGGGCGTATGTTTCTGCCCGCACTGCGACGGTCCGCTGTTCAAGGGCAAGCGCGTGGCGGTGATCGGCGGCGGTAACTCTGGCGTCGAAGCAGCCATCGACCTGGCCGGCATCGTCGCTCACGTGACCCTGCTGGAATTCGCCGACACCCTGCGTGCCGACGCCGTACTGCAGAAAAAACTCAACAGCCTGCCGAACGTGACCGTGATCAAGAGCGCGCAGACTACTGAGGTTAAGGGTGACGGCCAGAAGGTCACCGGCCTGGTGTACAAGGATCGCACCACCGAGGAGCTGCACACCGTCGAGCTGGAAGGCATCTTCGTGCAGATCGGTCTGCTGCCCAACAGCGACTGGCTCAAGGGCACCGTCGAGCTGAGCCGCTTCGGTGAGATCGTCATCGATGCCAAGGGCGCTACCAACATCCCCGGTGTCTTCGCCGCCGGTGACGTGACCACCGTGCCGTACAAGCAGATCGTCATCGCCATGGGCGAGGGCTCGAAGGCTTCGCTATCCGCCTTCGACCACCTGATCCGCCATAGCTGA
- the ahpC gene encoding alkyl hydroperoxide reductase subunit C, with amino-acid sequence MSLINTQVQPFKVNAFHNGEFIEVTEQSLQGKWSVLIFMPAAFTFNCPTEIEDAANNYAEFQKAGAEVYIVTTDTHFSHKVWHETSPAVGKAQFPLIGDPTHQLTNAFGVHIPEEGLALRGTFIINPEGQIKTLEIHSNEIARDVSETLRKLKAAQYTAANPGQVCPAKWKEGEKTLAPSLDLVGKI; translated from the coding sequence ATGTCCCTCATCAATACTCAAGTTCAGCCGTTCAAGGTCAATGCTTTCCACAACGGTGAGTTCATCGAAGTCACCGAGCAGAGCCTGCAGGGCAAGTGGTCCGTGCTGATCTTCATGCCGGCTGCCTTCACCTTCAACTGCCCGACCGAAATCGAAGACGCTGCCAACAACTACGCCGAGTTCCAGAAGGCTGGTGCCGAGGTCTACATCGTGACCACCGACACTCACTTCTCGCACAAGGTCTGGCACGAAACTTCGCCGGCCGTTGGCAAGGCTCAGTTCCCGCTGATCGGTGACCCGACCCACCAGCTGACCAACGCTTTCGGCGTGCACATCCCGGAAGAAGGCCTGGCTCTGCGCGGCACCTTCATCATCAACCCGGAAGGTCAGATCAAGACTCTGGAAATTCACTCCAACGAGATCGCTCGTGACGTTTCCGAGACCCTGCGCAAGCTGAAGGCTGCTCAGTACACCGCCGCTAACCCGGGTCAGGTTTGCCCGGCCAAGTGGAAGGAAGGCGAGAAGACTCTGGCTCCTTCGCTGGACCTGGTTGGCAAGATCTAA
- a CDS encoding zinc-binding dehydrogenase has protein sequence MKALQGVEGRAQWLEQPAQTCDAGQIRVKVAAAGLNRADLLQRAGLYPPPPGASQALGLECSGVVVEVGAGSAWQVGDRVCCLLAGGGMAEEVVLDARHAMPVPEGLSLVEAAVVPEVYATAWLNLFQLGALRPGEKVLLHAGASGVGSAAIQLCKAFGSPCWVSVGSPERLAYCEALGAQGGALRGEDLHALRDFGPFDVILDPVGGQYAALNLALLALDGRWINIGLMGGREASLDLAQVLGKRIQLTGSTLRNRDDQFKADLLRDLQQQVWPLFAEGRLKPQLERSFAIEDSETAFQTLAGNQVAGKLALLIDPSLA, from the coding sequence ATGAAGGCATTGCAAGGCGTCGAAGGGCGTGCACAGTGGCTGGAACAACCGGCGCAGACCTGTGACGCAGGACAGATTCGCGTGAAGGTGGCCGCCGCTGGGCTCAATCGGGCTGATCTGTTGCAACGCGCCGGGCTCTATCCGCCACCTCCAGGCGCGAGCCAGGCGCTCGGGTTGGAATGTTCGGGTGTGGTTGTCGAAGTCGGCGCCGGCAGCGCCTGGCAGGTGGGTGATCGTGTCTGCTGTCTGCTCGCTGGCGGTGGTATGGCCGAGGAGGTGGTGCTCGATGCACGCCACGCCATGCCGGTGCCCGAGGGGCTGAGCCTGGTCGAGGCCGCTGTGGTGCCGGAGGTTTACGCCACGGCCTGGCTTAACCTGTTCCAGCTCGGCGCCCTGCGCCCGGGTGAGAAAGTCCTGCTGCATGCTGGCGCCAGCGGTGTCGGCTCGGCTGCCATTCAGCTGTGCAAGGCATTCGGCAGCCCATGCTGGGTCAGCGTTGGCTCGCCAGAACGACTGGCCTATTGCGAGGCGCTCGGTGCCCAGGGCGGTGCTCTGCGTGGTGAGGATCTGCACGCGCTGCGCGACTTCGGGCCGTTCGATGTGATTCTCGATCCGGTCGGCGGGCAGTATGCGGCGCTCAATCTGGCCTTGTTGGCGCTGGACGGACGCTGGATCAACATTGGCCTGATGGGCGGGCGCGAGGCCTCGCTGGACCTGGCCCAGGTGCTGGGCAAGCGCATTCAGCTGACTGGTTCGACCTTGCGCAATCGCGACGATCAGTTCAAGGCTGACCTCTTGCGCGATCTGCAGCAACAGGTCTGGCCGTTGTTCGCGGAAGGGCGTCTGAAGCCGCAACTTGAGCGCAGTTTTGCCATCGAAGACAGTGAAACAGCATTCCAGACACTCGCCGGTAACCAGGTCGCGGGTAAACTGGCGCTGCTGATTGACCCCAGCCTGGCCTGA